From Cercospora beticola chromosome 6, complete sequence, a single genomic window includes:
- a CDS encoding uncharacterized protein (CAZy:CBM21), which translates to MPYTPPSQQSPASSKSNSPVISRSSSYHQDDANIPRSPASTRPQPPRSNSSTSYLHRHRRSPSWGSKTSADGAPPTPTDAPDATISATDFALSSSLRQSPPPVNNLRIPTGAVMSPPDSSENSDGDESGNSDRGRELEQNWDQLQQAVRQINLRRDGSPDKVGNHLQQQHADSAPTSESASPTALMRPALSAEARKISHSRSSTESKVILKTTFADSPSHTSDESDEDEGSLSKPALVRKKSGELVKPALRPSSRRRYSSMPGTPTYHKSVHFNDSDNQTRHFLQVDKPIAVSAGSSPVETYDSESEFPFNDDDGKKPELEIKIANFPEDSFERRAQPIRVERIFLSADKTTLVGVCAVQNISFHKQVVARFTLDYWKTTSEVAAEYNNDIRTPSMDGCDRFNFHIKLSDQANIDNKTLLLCVRYSVAGQEFWDSNNMMNYQIDFHRDQPKKAAKKVSIRHNQLGQRPLNAIPRSRHNASSARGRKDRESVDDDFVPAHTSAYSFGSADDLLSMSTGSIKLKQKPKRTPMFATSAAAPTQPQHGLGSRYDFSSSLSAALGTAQDKLGQRSGLMMNGNAGRIPPNGGYFGPLDRTEPDKAPAPTERPDALTTDRPAMGSDQYKDLVQKFCYFTPGPAKGVSSAATTAPKSAPVKQEAKPADTDGANESDSSSNSSSSSGSSTPTNEQEVSQQRVAQSPALGPFISRSQSPAAQVTGQALGSRSASPVAFGYPYNHSHRDGYLSDTPRATAIRG; encoded by the exons ATGCCGTACACTCCCCCGTCGCAGCAATCTCCTGCGTCGTCCAAGTCGAATTCCCCCGTCATCAGCAGGAGCTCGTCGTACCATCAAGATGATGCAAACATTCCTCGCTCGCCCGCCAGCACTCGACCGCAGCCGCCCCGATCAAACTCATCGACATCGTATCTGCACCGACACCGTCGATCGCCGTCGTGGGGCTCCAAAACATCGGCGGATGGCGCTCCGCCAACCCCGACAGACGCACCGGATGCCACTATTAGCGCTACCGACTTTGCACTTTCCAGCAGTCTGCGGCAGTCACCACCACCGGTTAACAACCTGCGGATTCCAACTGGCGCGGTGATGTCCCCGCCAGACTCGTCGGAAAACTCTGATGGAGACGAAAGTGGGAATAGTGATCGAGGCCGAGAGCTGGAACAGAATTGGGATCAGTTGCAACAGGCAGTGCGGCAGATTAACCTCCGTAGGGATGGTTCGCCCGACAAGGTCGGTAATCAcctccaacagcagcacgccGACTCTGCACCCACCTCAGAATCGGCCTCACCCACAGCATTGATGAGGCCAGCCTTGTCGGCCGAGGCTCGCAAAATCTCCCACTCCCGGTCGTCGACGGAGTCCAAGGTCATTCTCAAAACAACGTTCGCCGATTCTCCATCGCACACGTCTGACGagagcgatgaggacgaagGTTCTCTGTCAAAGCCGGCGCTAGTGCGGAAGAAGTCCGGCGAGCTGGTGAAGCCGGCGTTGCGGCCGTCATCCAGGCGGCGTTATTCGAGCATGCCTGGCACCCCGACATACCACAAGTCCGTCCACTTCAACGACAGCGACAACCAGACCAGACATTTTCTGCAAGTCGACAAGCCCATCGCCGTCAGTGCGGGCTCATCTCCTGTCGAAACCTACGACAGCGAGTCCGAATTTCCCTTCAACGATGATGACGGCAAGAAGCCTGAGCTCGAAATCAAGATCGCCAATTTCCCCGAGGATTCGTTTGAGCGCCGAGCCCAGCCCATCCGTGTTGAGAGGATCTTCCTGTCAGCAGACAAGACCACCCTAGTCGGAGTGTGTGCAGTCCAGAACATCTCTTTCCACAAACAAGTCGTCGCCCGCTTCACTCTTGACTACTGGAAGACCACCTCCGAAGTGGCTGCCGAATATAACAATGATATTCGCACACCATCCATGGATGGCTGTGACCGCTTCAACTTCCACATCAAGTTGTCAGACCAGGCAAACATCGACAACAAGACGTTGCTCTTGTGCGTCCGCTACAGTGTCGCCGGTCAGGAGTTCTGggacagcaacaacatgaTGAATTATCAGATCGACTTCCACCGTGACCAGCCAAAGAAGGCTGCCAAGAAGGTCTCTATCAGGCATAACCAACTTGGTCAGCGACCACTCAATGCCATTCCCCGCAGTCGACACAATGCATCATCGGCCCGCGGTAGAAAAGACCGAGAGTCCGTCGACGATGACTTTGTCCCTGCGCACACCTCTGCGTACTCTTTTGGCTCTGCAGACGACCTGTTGTCTATGTCTACCGGGTCTATCAAACTCAAGCAGAAGCCGAAGCGTACCCCAATGTTCGCTACTAGTGCAGCTGCCCCAACCCAGCCCCAGCACGGCCTTGGTAGCAGATACGACTTCAGCTCATCCTTGTCCGCTGCACTCGGCACCGCACAGGACAAGCTGGGTCAGCGCAGTGGTCTGATGATGAATGGCAACGCTGGCCGTATCCCACCGAATGGAGGCTACTTTGGTCCACTGGATCGCACCGAGCCTGACAAGGCTCCTGCGCCGACAGAACGACCCGATGCTCTCACGACTGACCGGCCGGCCATGGGATCTGACCAGTACAAAGACCTAGTCCAGAAGTTCTGTTAC TTCACACCTGGTCCGGCCAAAGGAGTAAGCTCTGCTGCTACGACTGCTCCGAAGTCTGCTCCTGTCAAGCAGGAGGCCAAACCTGCTGACACGGATGGTGCGAACGAATCGGACTCCTCCAGCAACTCAAGCTCATCTTCTGGCAGTAGTACTCCGACGAATGAGCAAGAGGTTAGCCAGCAACGAGTAGCGCAGTCTCCCGCTCTTGGTCCATTCATCTCTCGCTCACAATCTCCAGCAGCGCAGGTGACTGGCCAGGCATTGGGTTCTCGCTCTGCGTCACCGGTGGCCTTTGGATATCCTTACAACCATTCTCATCGCGATGGCTACCTGTCTGATACGCCCCGAGCCACCGCGATCCGTGGTTGA